One Nicotiana tomentosiformis chromosome 4, ASM39032v3, whole genome shotgun sequence genomic window carries:
- the LOC138910401 gene encoding uncharacterized protein: MIIGGVDIPQGPMLKRTRIFVTREKRTRDYIREGALSFSDEDAKGIIQPHNDALVISVLVNKIRIKCVLIYPGSSANIIRSKVVEQLGLQDRMVPAVRVLNGFNMACETTKGGITLPVNTAGIVQEAKFYVIGGDMRYNALLGRPWIHHMRAVPSNLHQVLKFSVPGGIKTIYEEQPAAQEMFVIEEVVPISTLTTPKEPNSGADPKAK; this comes from the coding sequence atgatcattggtggagtcgaCATCCCACAAGGGCCAATGTTGAAACGCACCAGAATCTTCGTCaccagggagaaacgaactcgagactacatacGTGAAGGAGCTTTATCCTTCAGCGATGAGGATGCaaaagggatcatacaacctcacaatgatgcactggtaatatctgtactcgtaaataaaattaGAATCAAATGTGTGTTAATTTATCCAGGTAGCTCtgccaacattattcgatcgaaggtcgtagagcagctcggtctacaagacagGATGGTGCCAGCAGTTcgagtcctaaacgggttcaacatggcatgtgaaaccaccaaagggggGATAACATTACCGGTCAACACCGCCGGAATCGTACAAGAGGCTAAATTTTATGTAATCGgaggggatatgaggtacaacgcccttctcggaaggccatggatccaccacatgagagcagtaccctcaaatcttcaccaagtgttaaaattctcAGTCCCAGGGGGGATCAAGACAATCTACGAGGAACAACCAGCCGCACAAGAGATGTTTGTCATCGAAGAAGTGGTTCCGATATCAACGCTTACAACACCGAAGGAACCAAATTCTGGCGCCGATCCAaaagccaaatag
- the LOC104100558 gene encoding QWRF motif-containing protein 2-like isoform X2, with product MVAAVSTTKLNPKVTSNCSSYQNPKRPPLLPSEAENNGRSRRPKIKEVSSRYLSTSSSSSVSTTSSNNTSTTYSSSSNSVASLRSQSPMLTRTVRPVATPVRDSGSVKRSQSVDRRRPVTPVSTETSTAAKQLLNSSRSLSVSFQGESLSIPVRKAKPAPARNNFGSTVRKGTPERRKVTAEFVTPERRKIAAAAESVTPVRGDRTENVKPSDQHRWPGRSKSLNSSFLTRSMDCGTIDKPKFGSESVIKSSMKSVIDIYHRARIESKLKPQSVNDKIDMKSAYGSAISVDALASDSESVSSGSTTGVHDGPIVIQGRGSQRGIVVPARFWKETNNRIRRGPELGSSVEKNGTLKTMAPSKQIGNKKFLIDSPTTSPRSVPASKGLSSPLRGGLRPASPNKALTSPLRRMPSPTRTRNGIMGSISNNSCIMPSILSFAADARRGRVGENRIVDAHELRLLYNRHLQWRFVNARAEAALKAQTTTAERNLYNAWLTTLKLRHSVKSKRIQLLLLRQNMKLYSILKGQGPFLDNWSMIDGDHRNALSGAICALEASTIRLPVVEGARAEVQNVKDAISSSVDVMQAMGSSMCSLLPKVEQVDSMVYELADVVGNERALLDHCNDLLSSLTALQVKECSLKLLKETI from the exons ATGGTAGCTGCAGTATCAACAACGAAGCTAAATCCTAAGGTTACGTCGAATTGTTCGAGTTATCAGAATCCGAAAAGGCCGCCATTGTTGCCTTCAGAAGCTGAGAATAATGGACGTTCTAGAAGACCGAAAATCAAAGAGGTTAGTTCCCGGTACCTTTcgacttcttcttcatcttccgtCTCAACGACGTCGTCGAATAATACATCGACTACTTACTCTTCGTCGTCAAACTCCGTTGCCTCATTGCGGAGTCAATCGCCGATGCTGACTAGGACGGTTCGACCGGTTGCGACGCCGGTTCGGGATTCCGGTTCGGTTAAACGGTCCCAATCAGTGGACCGGAGACGGCCGGTGACGCCTGTATCAACAGAGACGTCTACTGCGGCAAAGCAGCTATTGAATTCCAGTAGGAGCTTATCCGTTTCGTTTCAAGGTGAATCATTATCTATACCTGTCCGTAAAGCAAAACCTGCTCCTGCTAGGAACAATTTTGGTAGTACTGTAAGGAAGGGTACGCCGGAGAGGAGGAAAGTCACGGCGGAGTTTGTCACGCCGGAGAGGAGGAAAATTGCGGCAGCTGCAGAGTCAGTTACGCCGGTGAGAGGAGATCGGACTGAAAATGTAAAGCCGAGTGATCAGCATAGGTGGCCGGGGAGGTCAAAGTCACTGAATTCAAGTTTTCTTACACGAAGCATGGATTGTGGTACTATTGACAAGCCAAAATTTGGATCTGAAAGTGTCATTAAGTCATCGATGAAATCAGTAATTGACATATATCACAGAGCTAGAATTGAAAGTAAATTGAAACCTCAAAGTGTTAATGATAAGATTGATATGAAGTCAGCTTATGGATCAGCTATATCTGTTGATGCATTGGCTTCAGATAGTGAAAGTGTCTCTTCAGGGAGTACTACAGGTGTCCATGATGGTCCAATTGTGATTCAAGGGCGAGGAAGTCAACGAGGTATAGTTGTGCCTGCTAGGTTTTGGAAAGAGACTAACAACAGGATCCGACGAGGGCCAGAACTTGGTTCTTCTGTGGAGAAAAATGGTACATTGAAAACAATGGCTCCTTCAAAGCAAATTGGTAATAAGAAGTTTCTGATTGATAGCCCCACAACATCACCTCGGAGTGTCCCAGCTTCTAAAGGTTTATCTTCTCCTCTTCGAGGGGGTCTAAGACCAGCGTCACCAAATAAGGCATTGACATCTCCTTTAAGAAGGATGCCAAGTCCTACAAGAACAAGAAATGGTATTATGGGTTCAATATCTAATAACTCATGCATCATGccttcaattttgagttttgcTGCTGATGCAAGAAGAGGGAGGGTAGGAGAGAACCGGATAGTTGATGCACATGAATTAAGGCTTCTATATAATCGTCACCTTCAATGGCGATTCGTCAATGCGCGAGCAGAAGCTGCACTAAAGGCACAGACAACAACAGCGGAG AGGAACCTGTACAATGCTTGGTTGACTACTTTAAAATTGCGGCATTCTGTTAAGTCCAAAAGAATTCAGCTGCTGCTGTTGCGGCAAAATATGAAGCTATATTCCATCCTCAAAGGACAA GGGCCATTTTTGGATAATTGGAGTATGATTGATGGAGATCATCGCAATGCATTGTCAGGGGCTATATGTGCTCTGGAAGCCAGCACTATTCGTCTCCCTGTTGTGGAAGGAGCTAGG GCAGAAGTTCAAAATGTGAAAGATGCTATTTCTTCAAGCGTTGATGTGATGCAGGCAATGGGATCCTCAATGTGTTCTTTGCTTCCAAAG
- the LOC104100558 gene encoding QWRF motif-containing protein 2-like isoform X1 codes for MVAAVSTTKLNPKVTSNCSSYQNPKRPPLLPSEAENNGRSRRPKIKEVSSRYLSTSSSSSVSTTSSNNTSTTYSSSSNSVASLRSQSPMLTRTVRPVATPVRDSGSVKRSQSVDRRRPVTPVSTETSTAAKQLLNSSRSLSVSFQGESLSIPVRKAKPAPARNNFGSTVRKGTPERRKVTAEFVTPERRKIAAAAESVTPVRGDRTENVKPSDQHRWPGRSKSLNSSFLTRSMDCGTIDKPKFGSESVIKSSMKSVIDIYHRARIESKLKPQSVNDKIDMKSAYGSAISVDALASDSESVSSGSTTGVHDGPIVIQGRGSQRGIVVPARFWKETNNRIRRGPELGSSVEKNGTLKTMAPSKQIGNKKFLIDSPTTSPRSVPASKGLSSPLRGGLRPASPNKALTSPLRRMPSPTRTRNGIMGSISNNSCIMPSILSFAADARRGRVGENRIVDAHELRLLYNRHLQWRFVNARAEAALKAQTTTAERNLYNAWLTTLKLRHSVKSKRIQLLLLRQNMKLYSILKGQGPFLDNWSMIDGDHRNALSGAICALEASTIRLPVVEGARAEVQNVKDAISSSVDVMQAMGSSMCSLLPKVEQVDSMVYELADVVGNERALLDHCNDLLSSLTALQVKECSLRTHLLQLKDSVSCSTTEV; via the exons ATGGTAGCTGCAGTATCAACAACGAAGCTAAATCCTAAGGTTACGTCGAATTGTTCGAGTTATCAGAATCCGAAAAGGCCGCCATTGTTGCCTTCAGAAGCTGAGAATAATGGACGTTCTAGAAGACCGAAAATCAAAGAGGTTAGTTCCCGGTACCTTTcgacttcttcttcatcttccgtCTCAACGACGTCGTCGAATAATACATCGACTACTTACTCTTCGTCGTCAAACTCCGTTGCCTCATTGCGGAGTCAATCGCCGATGCTGACTAGGACGGTTCGACCGGTTGCGACGCCGGTTCGGGATTCCGGTTCGGTTAAACGGTCCCAATCAGTGGACCGGAGACGGCCGGTGACGCCTGTATCAACAGAGACGTCTACTGCGGCAAAGCAGCTATTGAATTCCAGTAGGAGCTTATCCGTTTCGTTTCAAGGTGAATCATTATCTATACCTGTCCGTAAAGCAAAACCTGCTCCTGCTAGGAACAATTTTGGTAGTACTGTAAGGAAGGGTACGCCGGAGAGGAGGAAAGTCACGGCGGAGTTTGTCACGCCGGAGAGGAGGAAAATTGCGGCAGCTGCAGAGTCAGTTACGCCGGTGAGAGGAGATCGGACTGAAAATGTAAAGCCGAGTGATCAGCATAGGTGGCCGGGGAGGTCAAAGTCACTGAATTCAAGTTTTCTTACACGAAGCATGGATTGTGGTACTATTGACAAGCCAAAATTTGGATCTGAAAGTGTCATTAAGTCATCGATGAAATCAGTAATTGACATATATCACAGAGCTAGAATTGAAAGTAAATTGAAACCTCAAAGTGTTAATGATAAGATTGATATGAAGTCAGCTTATGGATCAGCTATATCTGTTGATGCATTGGCTTCAGATAGTGAAAGTGTCTCTTCAGGGAGTACTACAGGTGTCCATGATGGTCCAATTGTGATTCAAGGGCGAGGAAGTCAACGAGGTATAGTTGTGCCTGCTAGGTTTTGGAAAGAGACTAACAACAGGATCCGACGAGGGCCAGAACTTGGTTCTTCTGTGGAGAAAAATGGTACATTGAAAACAATGGCTCCTTCAAAGCAAATTGGTAATAAGAAGTTTCTGATTGATAGCCCCACAACATCACCTCGGAGTGTCCCAGCTTCTAAAGGTTTATCTTCTCCTCTTCGAGGGGGTCTAAGACCAGCGTCACCAAATAAGGCATTGACATCTCCTTTAAGAAGGATGCCAAGTCCTACAAGAACAAGAAATGGTATTATGGGTTCAATATCTAATAACTCATGCATCATGccttcaattttgagttttgcTGCTGATGCAAGAAGAGGGAGGGTAGGAGAGAACCGGATAGTTGATGCACATGAATTAAGGCTTCTATATAATCGTCACCTTCAATGGCGATTCGTCAATGCGCGAGCAGAAGCTGCACTAAAGGCACAGACAACAACAGCGGAG AGGAACCTGTACAATGCTTGGTTGACTACTTTAAAATTGCGGCATTCTGTTAAGTCCAAAAGAATTCAGCTGCTGCTGTTGCGGCAAAATATGAAGCTATATTCCATCCTCAAAGGACAA GGGCCATTTTTGGATAATTGGAGTATGATTGATGGAGATCATCGCAATGCATTGTCAGGGGCTATATGTGCTCTGGAAGCCAGCACTATTCGTCTCCCTGTTGTGGAAGGAGCTAGG GCAGAAGTTCAAAATGTGAAAGATGCTATTTCTTCAAGCGTTGATGTGATGCAGGCAATGGGATCCTCAATGTGTTCTTTGCTTCCAAAG